From Microcystis aeruginosa NIES-2549, a single genomic window includes:
- a CDS encoding PEP-CTERM sorting domain-containing protein (PEP-CTERM proteins occur, often in large numbers, in the proteomes of bacteria that also encode an exosortase, a predicted intramembrane cysteine proteinase. The presence of a PEP-CTERM domain at a protein's C-terminus predicts cleavage within the sorting domain, followed by covalent anchoring to some some component of the (usually Gram-negative) cell surface. Many PEP-CTERM proteins exhibit an unusual sequence composition that includes large numbers of potential glycosylation sites. Expression of one such protein has been shown restore the ability of a bacterium to form floc, a type of biofilm.): MKIKQLGIVSAGVALATLGTSAAQAALVVVPPDLAVGDQYRLVFVTEGKRDATSTDIDDYNNFVTSQVLPAGTTDTALYQALKIAGIDPNTITWKAIGSTASVDARDNTGTNPTLSTGVPIYLIDGNRVANNNADLWDGSIQTAINRTPDDWQLNEPVWTGTNNNGTAENGRLGGGSLGQVRYGRASSITAEWITMDDSNRFGISRLYGISSVLTVPTPAVTVPEPSSLLGFITLGGLMLGGAVRKARK, encoded by the coding sequence ATGAAAATAAAACAACTCGGCATTGTCTCCGCCGGGGTTGCCCTGGCAACTCTGGGAACCAGTGCGGCACAAGCTGCTTTGGTGGTCGTCCCTCCCGACTTGGCCGTTGGCGATCAGTATCGTTTGGTGTTTGTCACTGAAGGCAAACGGGATGCAACAAGCACCGACATCGATGACTACAATAACTTTGTCACCAGTCAAGTGTTGCCAGCAGGGACGACTGATACGGCTCTCTATCAGGCTTTAAAGATAGCAGGAATTGACCCGAATACGATTACTTGGAAGGCGATCGGTTCTACTGCTTCAGTCGATGCCCGTGATAATACGGGTACTAATCCGACATTGAGTACGGGTGTTCCGATCTATCTCATAGATGGCAACCGGGTCGCCAACAATAATGCCGATCTCTGGGATGGCAGCATCCAAACCGCTATCAATCGCACTCCTGACGATTGGCAATTGAATGAGCCAGTCTGGACAGGGACCAATAACAATGGAACAGCGGAGAATGGAAGACTTGGTGGTGGCTCCCTGGGGCAAGTAAGATACGGGCGCGCCAGTTCGATTACAGCTGAGTGGATTACCATGGACGATTCCAACCGCTTTGGTATCAGCCGGTTATATGGCATCTCCTCCGTGCTGACAGTTCCGACTCCAGCAGTCACTGTCCCCGAACCCTCTAGCCTTCTTGGTTTTATCACACTGGGCGGTTTAATGTTAGGAGGTGCTGTCCGCAAAGCTAGAAAATAA
- a CDS encoding transposase family protein has translation MKNYTWEYIQKYPKQTKRLLGIDYQQLEQLMALGKLIHRKNQSEIEKTKIRINQPGSGTPPKLSEEEQIVLMLVYLRHHLSFQILGLIFQVSESTAHNIFTYWQKLFEGELPPSLLEQIKKCQEEEIIIEQLRDYELIVDSAEQPVERPTDYQEQKIYYSGKQKRHTLKSQFIVLPKAEDIVDVVIGQPGPTSDIKICRQTLSKFDSQQTFIGDKAYLGENQIRTPDKKPKNGELTENQIKENKVLSSRRIFVEHLIRVVKVFKVVQERFRLNKSRYKSVLLTVCGLVRLRISALILEVIEGEQSGEVIDVIISHSFPSKLDFVSSNPD, from the coding sequence ATGAAAAACTACACTTGGGAATACATTCAAAAATATCCGAAACAAACTAAAAGACTATTAGGAATTGACTACCAACAACTAGAACAACTGATGGCACTTGGAAAACTTATACATCGGAAAAACCAATCAGAAATCGAAAAAACCAAAATTAGGATTAATCAACCAGGAAGCGGAACACCTCCTAAATTATCAGAAGAGGAACAAATTGTTCTAATGTTGGTTTATTTAAGACATCATCTAAGCTTTCAAATCTTAGGACTAATATTTCAAGTGAGTGAATCAACGGCTCATAATATCTTTACCTATTGGCAAAAACTTTTTGAAGGAGAGTTACCGCCAAGTTTGTTAGAACAAATAAAGAAGTGCCAAGAAGAGGAAATAATAATTGAACAATTAAGGGATTATGAGTTGATTGTCGATAGCGCAGAACAGCCCGTGGAGAGGCCGACCGATTATCAAGAACAAAAAATATATTATTCGGGAAAGCAAAAAAGACATACTTTAAAAAGTCAATTTATTGTCTTGCCAAAAGCTGAAGATATTGTTGATGTAGTTATTGGTCAACCTGGTCCGACGAGCGACATAAAAATCTGTCGGCAAACTTTAAGCAAATTCGATTCTCAACAAACTTTTATTGGAGATAAAGCTTACCTAGGAGAAAATCAAATCAGAACTCCTGATAAAAAACCTAAGAATGGAGAATTAACCGAGAATCAAATTAAAGAAAATAAAGTTTTATCATCTCGGCGAATTTTTGTTGAGCATTTAATTCGAGTTGTCAAAGTATTTAAAGTAGTTCAAGAAAGATTTAGATTAAATAAAAGTCGATATAAATCGGTTTTACTGACCGTTTGTGGCTTAGTAAGGTTGAGAATTAGTGCGCTAATTTTAGAAGTAATAGAAGGGGAGCAATCAGGGGAAGTAATTGACGTTATAATTAGCCATAGTTTTCCGTCAAAATTGGATTTTGTCTCTTCAAACCCTGATTAA
- a CDS encoding Rpn family recombination-promoting nuclease/putative transposase has translation MKRDSIFYRLFQQSPSLLFDLLENPPDNATEYRFDSVAVKEPKFEIDGVFLPPDNDSSGVIYFCEVQFQKDERLYERVFGESFLYFYRQRERFADWQIVVIYPTRSLEQSNTHPYRALLNCPQVHRIYLNELGEIQQLPLGVALMVLTTVEETQAPEKARYLLARTQEQIADTEASRAIIEMIATIMVYKFTNLSRQEVEAMLGLQLADTRVYREAKEEGRLEGQLEGRLEGRLEGRLEGRLEGESALILRLLQRRFGAVDEVLAARIQALEIEQLESLAEALLDFTTLNDLVLWLNRYSQPLN, from the coding sequence ATGAAACGAGACTCGATATTTTACCGGCTTTTTCAACAATCCCCCTCCCTTCTCTTCGATTTACTGGAAAACCCGCCAGATAATGCCACCGAATACCGCTTTGACTCCGTAGCCGTCAAAGAACCCAAATTTGAGATCGATGGCGTATTCCTGCCACCCGATAATGATAGTAGCGGGGTAATCTATTTTTGCGAAGTGCAATTTCAAAAAGACGAACGACTCTATGAAAGGGTATTTGGTGAATCATTTTTGTATTTTTATCGTCAGCGAGAACGATTTGCCGATTGGCAAATTGTTGTCATCTATCCCACCCGTAGCCTAGAACAAAGTAACACCCATCCCTACCGAGCGCTGCTCAATTGTCCTCAGGTGCATCGAATTTATCTGAACGAATTAGGGGAAATTCAGCAGTTACCCCTAGGGGTTGCCTTGATGGTACTCACTACTGTGGAAGAAACCCAAGCACCAGAAAAAGCCCGCTATTTACTGGCACGAACCCAAGAGCAAATTGCAGATACAGAAGCCAGTCGCGCCATAATAGAAATGATTGCCACAATTATGGTCTATAAATTTACTAACTTGAGTCGGCAGGAGGTGGAAGCGATGCTAGGACTACAATTGGCAGATACAAGGGTATATCGTGAAGCCAAGGAAGAAGGACGACTGGAAGGACAACTGGAAGGACGACTGGAAGGACGACTGGAAGGACGACTGGAAGGACGACTGGAAGGGGAATCTGCCCTGATTTTGCGTCTGTTGCAACGTCGCTTTGGTGCAGTGGATGAGGTGTTGGCTGCCCGAATTCAGGCTCTAGAAATCGAGCAATTAGAGTCCTTAGCTGAGGCTTTGTTGGATTTTA